From the Lathyrus oleraceus cultivar Zhongwan6 chromosome 4, CAAS_Psat_ZW6_1.0, whole genome shotgun sequence genome, one window contains:
- the LOC127138611 gene encoding uncharacterized protein LOC127138611, whose amino-acid sequence MGISKTEVNLKRLLAAAPQQQNQAKLVHYVATLREQLEQLAEEKTPDGLPRISKATLNDYSEKIEAIASKLVHVSDIEVTEDIERNIKENSSEIEEKKPVSPSGLRRRPVAASSTDDRAHEPAETDHLSSVKLDAAGHAHIEKHRKLQDDLTDEMVVLAKQLKESSLMMSQSVKNTEKILDSTEQAIEHSLASTGRVNVRANTIYSESSKTSCLTWLVMFVMILVFVMVILLIRVT is encoded by the exons ATGGGAATTAGTAAAACAGAAGTAAACTTGAAGAGATTGCTTGCAGCTGCTCCTCAGCAGCAAAACCAGGCAAAACTTGTACAT TATGTTGCTACTTTGCGTGAACAACTAGAACAGTTAGCTGAAGAGAAGACACCAGACGGCTTGCCAAG GATCTCAAAGGCTACATTGAACGATTATTCAGAGAAGATTGAAGCCATTGCTTCAAAATTGGTTCACGTG TCTGACATAGAAGTAACTGAGGACATTGAAAGAAATATTAAAGAAAACTCTTCTGAAATTGAGGAAAAAAAGCCAGTGTCACCTTCTGGATTGCGAAGAAGGCCTGT AGCTGCCTCAAGTACTGATGATAGAGCACACGAGCCTGCCGAGACTGATCACTTATCATCTGTTAAATTGGATGCTGCTGGACATGCACATATTGAAAAGCACAG AAAGCTTCAAGATGATTTGACAGATGAGATGGTGGTGTTGGCAAAACAACTCAAAGAGAGCAGTCTCATGATGAGCCAATCTGTTAAAAACACCGAAAAG ATACTTGATTCTACTGAGCAAGCCATTGAACATAGCTTGGCAAGCACAGGTCGTGTGAATGTGAGAGCAAATACAATATACTCAGAGAGTTCCAAGACTTCTTGCTTAACATGGCTTGTGATGTTTGTGATGATATTGGTATTTGTCATGGTTATTCTTCTAATCCGTGTCACATAG